Proteins from a genomic interval of Niabella soli DSM 19437:
- a CDS encoding MFS transporter, translating into MKLVQSVALGNAFRVFHSRNYSLFFTGQLISRIGTWMQRTAVIWVMYTMTHSVVWVGLTTFAEQFPSFILSPWGGIVADRYDRYKILLCTQVTAAVQAVALTLLYIFGAHWWGILLLSGLLGVANAFDVPARQAMVNDIIDDKDDLPSAIAMNSSLNNLTRLAGPALSGIILAAYSATACFATNAVSFIAVIICLNLMQFPVRQAPGNKSNAWGAFRDGLQYTRSQKEISKTLLLLASVCLLVATYNTLQPYFARDIFGGNSATYGYINAATGLGALVSTLYLAAQKYSGRLKQILFFNLVVLGVGLIVMAYTPVFSLFLLLSFVCGFGTMSVLPVCNTIVQTVSIPQMRGRVVGFFAMAAFGTLPLGAVLIGWVAKVVQPQHCLIGQGVICLVIATVFYRFLHTKPRMS; encoded by the coding sequence ATGAAATTGGTCCAAAGTGTGGCATTGGGTAATGCGTTCAGGGTTTTTCATTCGCGTAATTACAGTTTGTTTTTCACCGGTCAGTTAATTTCCCGGATAGGTACCTGGATGCAGCGTACGGCAGTGATCTGGGTAATGTATACAATGACCCATTCTGTTGTTTGGGTAGGATTGACAACATTTGCGGAGCAGTTCCCTTCTTTTATACTATCGCCATGGGGCGGTATTGTTGCAGACCGGTACGACCGGTATAAAATATTACTGTGCACCCAGGTAACAGCGGCCGTCCAGGCAGTTGCGCTGACCCTGCTGTATATTTTTGGCGCGCATTGGTGGGGAATTCTTTTACTTAGCGGGTTACTGGGGGTGGCTAATGCCTTTGATGTACCTGCCCGGCAGGCGATGGTAAATGATATTATCGATGATAAGGACGACCTGCCCAGTGCCATTGCAATGAATTCTTCCCTGAATAATCTTACGCGCTTAGCTGGTCCGGCCCTGTCGGGGATTATATTGGCTGCATATAGCGCTACAGCTTGTTTTGCTACAAATGCGGTGAGCTTTATAGCGGTGATTATTTGTTTAAACCTGATGCAGTTTCCCGTGAGACAGGCCCCGGGAAACAAAAGCAACGCCTGGGGCGCTTTTCGTGATGGGTTGCAGTATACGCGTTCTCAAAAAGAGATCAGCAAAACCTTATTGCTGCTGGCGTCCGTATGTTTACTGGTTGCCACTTATAACACGTTACAGCCTTATTTCGCAAGGGATATCTTCGGCGGCAACTCGGCTACTTATGGTTATATTAATGCAGCTACGGGTTTGGGAGCGTTGGTGAGCACTTTATACCTGGCGGCACAAAAATATAGCGGCCGGTTAAAGCAGATACTTTTTTTTAACCTTGTAGTATTAGGAGTGGGGCTTATTGTAATGGCGTATACGCCTGTGTTCTCCCTGTTCCTCTTGCTTTCATTTGTTTGCGGCTTCGGAACCATGTCGGTATTGCCTGTTTGCAATACGATCGTACAAACGGTTTCCATACCACAGATGCGGGGCCGTGTGGTTGGTTTTTTTGCCATGGCGGCTTTTGGCACGCTACCCCTGGGTGCTGTATTGATCGGTTGGGTGGCAAAAGTGGTACAACCGCAACATTGCCTGATCGGGCAAGGGGTGATCTGTTTGGTTATAGCCACAGTATTTTATCGTTTTTTACACACAAAACCCCGTATGAGCTGA